From the genome of Anaerotignum faecicola:
AATAAGTTCAAGGCTCCATCGGCCACCAACGGTTCCGTTCCCCAGTCCAGACTGGCGTGCGGCGGCGACTGTATGAACTGTTCCGGCTCTTCCTGTATGTCCAACCATGAGATTCTGGAGACAAGAAAGAGACAGGCAGAGGAGGATGCCCTGGCATCGAAGAAAGCCGATCTGGCTAAGAAGGA
Proteins encoded in this window:
- a CDS encoding electron transport complex subunit E, encoding NKFKAPSATNGSVPQSRLACGGDCMNCSGSSCMSNHEILETRKRQAEEDALASKKADLAKKEAELKAATSKKEE